The following is a genomic window from Rhodothermales bacterium.
CCGGTGTGCTCGCCATCGTCCGCGGCGACAGCCCCAGCATGATCCAGAAACGGCTCCAGCTGCTGCTGACCTCGGCCGAACGCAGCTCCGTCGCCACCCCGGTCCAGGCGGAAGAAGTGTAGGGCTGGTCGATGGTCGATGGTTCCATCACCAATCGCTACTCGCTAATCGCTACTCGCTAATCCAATGGCCAAGATAGAAGAAGAACCCGCCCCATCCGCCCCGTTCTGGCTGGTGACCTATGGGGACATGGTGACGCTGCTGCTGACGTTTTTCGTGATGATCGTCGCCATGTCCGAGATCAAGAAGGATAAGATGATGGAGGCGATGAGTTACTTCAATGGGCGAAACAGCGTGTTTAATAACGCCCAGCCGGTGCCGGTCATCCCCCAGAAGGATCCTAAAGAGATTGAGGAGGAGAAACGCGAACAGGCGGATCGGGTGGAGGCGCTAATTGACTTCATAGAGACGGAAGGGTTGCAAGGGAGCGTCCAGGTGAACTACGAAGAGTCGACCGTGCACATCGTGATCACCGACTCGGTCATGTTTTCCTCCGGCAGCTCGCAACTGCTGGGCACGGCGCAGCGGGTGCTGGCCAAAGTTGCGGGGGTGGCCGCGGATACCAGCAACACGCTTACGGTGATCGGGCACACGGATAACATTCCGATTCGCACGTCCGCCTTCCCGTCCAACTGGGAGCTTTCGGCGTCCCGCGCGGCGTCCGTGGTTCGGTTCTTGCTGACGCAGTCCTCAGCCCTGCCGGCGGACCATTATCAGGCCATCGGAAGGGGTGAATTCCAGCCTGTGGCCACCAACCGAACCCCGGATGGCCGTAGCCGGAATCGTCGCATCGAACTCCTAATTAGTTTGAACCAATGGCAGAATCAGACGCAGCAAAAGGAGCGGGAGGTACTGACCCCATAGCTGGCGAAACGACCAAGGAAAAAGGAGGCGGGTTCCTGATGATCTTGTTGCCCATCCTGCTGGTATCCGCCGGCGGCGGCGCCTATCTGTCGTACGCGAATTACCCGACCATCGCGCAGATGGTGTACAATTTCGGCATCGAAGAAGAGGGCTCGGCGGAAGAAGAGGCCGGCGGGGAGGATGCCGGGATCCAGTACGGCGAGTTTTTGGAGCTGACCGATATCATCGTCAACCCGGCCGACTCAAACGGCCGCCGGCTGCTGATGGTAAGCCTTGGCATCGAGTCCATCGAGCCCACGCTGCTCGAAAGCATCACTGCCCGCGAGATGGTCGTCCGCGACACCATCATCAAGATCCTGGGCCGGCGTACGGTGGAGGACCTGGCCGCCATCGAACAACGCAACGTCATCAAGGGCGAGTTGCTCCAGGCCGTGAATGGCGTCCTGACGGAAGGCCAGATCAGCCGGCTATATTTCACACAGTACGTCCTCCAGTAACGCCCCCGGGCGAAGGCAAATCTCCGATACACATGTCCAAACTGCTCAATCAGAACGAGATCGATGCCCTCCTGGGCGTGAGCGATGAGAACGAGGCCAAAAATCTGGACCTCGACGAACTCAATTCACTCCTGCTTGCGGATCTTCACCGCAACGTCAGTCCCTACAATTTTAAACGTCCGCGTCTGTTCTCCCAGGATCAGATGCGTGTGATGAACCAGGTGCATGAGGCGTTCGCCCGCGACCTGTCGGTGTACCTCTCCGCGCAACTCCGCACCATCGTCGAGATCACGCTGACCGCGATGGACCAGGTGCTCTACTCAGAGTTCGTGATGTCCAGCGCGCACCCGTCGGCGTTATTCGTCGTCGAGGTGGTGGACCGCGGACAGCAGTTGGTGTTCGAGATGGACCCGCGGCTCGTGATCTTCACGATCGAGAAGCTGTTCGGCGGGCCGGGTCGATTCCTGCGGAAGCCGCGGGAGACCTCGCAAATCGAGCAACGAATCATGAGCAAGGTGATGGCGCGCGCCTTCCAGGAGTTAGAGAAGGCGTGGTCGCAGGTGGCCGAGATGCAGTTCAAGGAAACGGCCTTCGAATCCAACGCCGAGTTCGTGCAGATCATCCCCGGCTCCGAGCCGGCGATCATCGGCACCTTCGAGGTGCGGGTCTACGAACACCACTCGTTCATGAACGTCTGTTACCCGTACATCATGCTCGAACGGGTGCTGGGACGCGCCGGCATGAAGCAATGGCTTACCAGCGCGACCTCTGAAGTGGGCAAAGACGTACGCGACGAATACAACTTCACGCTCCGGACTATGGACGTGACCATGCGCGCCGAGCTGGGTAAAGCGACTCTGAGCATCACCGACCTGATGGGCCTGACGGAGGGAGATGTGATTTTACTTAAGAACAGAGCCGACGAGCCGATACAGGTATTCGTAGGAGAACTGCCAAAATTCAGGGCTAGCGCGGGCAAATCTGGCAATCA
Proteins encoded in this region:
- a CDS encoding OmpA family protein, encoding MAKIEEEPAPSAPFWLVTYGDMVTLLLTFFVMIVAMSEIKKDKMMEAMSYFNGRNSVFNNAQPVPVIPQKDPKEIEEEKREQADRVEALIDFIETEGLQGSVQVNYEESTVHIVITDSVMFSSGSSQLLGTAQRVLAKVAGVAADTSNTLTVIGHTDNIPIRTSAFPSNWELSASRAASVVRFLLTQSSALPADHYQAIGRGEFQPVATNRTPDGRSRNRRIELLISLNQWQNQTQQKEREVLTP
- a CDS encoding flagellar basal body-associated FliL family protein; amino-acid sequence: MILLPILLVSAGGGAYLSYANYPTIAQMVYNFGIEEEGSAEEEAGGEDAGIQYGEFLELTDIIVNPADSNGRRLLMVSLGIESIEPTLLESITAREMVVRDTIIKILGRRTVEDLAAIEQRNVIKGELLQAVNGVLTEGQISRLYFTQYVLQ
- the fliM gene encoding flagellar motor switch protein FliM, which translates into the protein MSKLLNQNEIDALLGVSDENEAKNLDLDELNSLLLADLHRNVSPYNFKRPRLFSQDQMRVMNQVHEAFARDLSVYLSAQLRTIVEITLTAMDQVLYSEFVMSSAHPSALFVVEVVDRGQQLVFEMDPRLVIFTIEKLFGGPGRFLRKPRETSQIEQRIMSKVMARAFQELEKAWSQVAEMQFKETAFESNAEFVQIIPGSEPAIIGTFEVRVYEHHSFMNVCYPYIMLERVLGRAGMKQWLTSATSEVGKDVRDEYNFTLRTMDVTMRAELGKATLSITDLMGLTEGDVILLKNRADEPIQVFVGELPKFRASAGKSGNQRAIRVVDVLPTDLLGTSNHD